In the Vicinamibacterales bacterium genome, ATGCGGCCAAGGTCTACGCCGGCGGCCATTCGAACGGCGGCGCCTTCGTGCACAAGCTCGGCGCGGAGGCCCCCGCGCGGTTCCGGGCGATCGGCGACGTCTCCGGGTTCTACGGCACGGTGGCCCTGCAGCCCGCGATGCCCCCGGCGGGCACGCGTCTTCCGATGTTCAAGATCCACGGCGACGCGGACCCCGTCGTGCCGTACAACGGCGGCGGAGCCGCGAATTTCCTGCCGGCCGTGGACGCCTACAACAACTGGTACGCCAACGACGGCTGCACCGCCCAGACCTGGGTGGCGGTGGTCGTCGGCGGGAACCGCACGCTGCGGACCACCATGTGCGACGCCCAGGCCACCACCTCGCTCCTCCAGTTCGTGACGCTCATCGGCCACAACCACGCGTGGCCGACGGTGGCCAACAGCGGCTACGACGGCGTCGCCGAGATGCTGGCGTTCTTCGATCGGCAATGACCGCGGGCCGCGGCCACACCCGCGCACCGGCCGCTCCCGGAGGAGGACGACCCGCGGTCATCGGGCCGTCGGGTCTCTCCGGCCTCCCCTGATCCGGGGACCGCGGCCGACTGCGGCAGAATGGGCGCCGACCCTGGAGGGCCAATGACCCGACGTGCCGCCGTGACCTTCGCCGTCCTCTGCCTGGCCAACACCGCCGCCGCGCAGTCCACGCCGTCCTCCGCCATGACCGCCGCCGAGGTGGGCGCGGCGCTGGAGGCGGCCGCGGCGGCCACGCCCGACATGGCGGTGGCGCGGATGGTCAACACCGACGCCTACAGAGTCAACGTCGTGCGGCGCACGACGCCGCAGGGCGCCATCGCCCACGGCGTCGGCACCGAGGTGCACTACATCGTGTCCGGAACCGCCACCCTCGTGACCGGCGGCCGCCTGGAGCGTCCGGCCGGGGCACGCGCCGGGACTCCCGCCACGATCGCGGACGGCGTGCCCCGGATCGTCCATCCTGGCGACATCGTCCTGGTGCCGGTAGGCACGCCGCATTGGTACAGCCGCATCGACGAGCCCCTCACCTATCTCGAGGTCCGCTTCGACGTGAAGACGCCGTGACGCCGCCCTGGCGTCACGGGCGGCGCGGGACCGGGGGGCGGCGCGGGCCTCAGTACCGGCGCGGGACGAAGGTGGCGGTGAGCGAGCGGTAGATCAGGGTCGCGCTCGACGGGTTGCTGTTGCGGTAACAGGAGGCGTACACGGTCACGGGACCGGCAGCCGCAACCGGCAGGACGCCGCGCGTATCCACGTGTGGATAGTACGCGCTGCTGGATTCATGACTCAGCACCGGCACGAATCGCCGGGAACCCGCGATCCGGTTGGTCGGGGACTCGACGGAACTCGTGTCGGTCTTCAACGCGCACACCACATACGAGGTGGCGCCCGTCGAGTGACTGATGGTGAGGTAGCTGCTGAAGGCGACCTCGACGTACCCCGGACCGGGCGCCGTGAGCGTGAGGCTCAGCGCCAGCGTGGGCGTCGCCGTGGTGCTCGAGACCGAGGTTGCGGCATCGCTGGCCGCGAACTCGATGCCCGAGCCGATGGCCGCGTCCACATACCCCTTGGTGGCCGCGTCGCTGGCCGCCGCGGGCGGCGCGACGTTGACGATCGTGGTGCCGCCGGCCGAGAGCCCGGCGGGGAACTCCACGCGAGACGCCGGCCGCGGATGTCCGCCGACAGGCGTGCCCGGCGTGAGCACGAAGGCGCCGGTGTTCCCGCCACTGTCCCGCCAGGTCCCGCTGCCGCTGCCGGGATCGATCGTCGCGTCCAGGTGGAGCGGCGTGCCGCCCGGCGTCGTCACGATGGTCAGTCCGAGTCCGACGGAGCCGTCGGGATTCGGAAAGGCGAGGCCGACGACCGACGCCTTCCTCGCCGCCGCGCACTGATCGTCCACGCCGTCGACCTGGTAGACGCCGGCGGCGTGCACGACGGCGACCGTCAACACGTTGCAGTAGGGCTGCTGCTGCCACCGGAAGGTCCCGAGCGGCTGGGCGTCGGCGGCGGCGACCGCCAGGGCGATCATGCCCGCCACCGCCACGGTGGAGACCCGGCGGCAGCGGACGCTCCTCCCGGGCCGCGGACGGGCCGCACCTCTCACGGACCCCGACAGGCCGACGATGGTGGCTCTCTGGCGGTGCGCCTCTTCCATGGGTGCCCTCCGGGGCGACTGGACCAGCGTGTGCCGCCCTTGGAGGTACATGCGCAGGCCGGGAGGCAACCGCGCAATCGCCGGCGCGACGCCGGGGGCGGCGGGCACGGCCGTGTCGGGCCGCAAGGCGCGCTATCATGCGCCGCATGCAGCGCCGCCGCTTCGTCCACACGCTCGGGCTCGCCGCCGCGTCGCTCGCCACCCGGTCCGTCGCGCTCACCGCGCGGGCGCCGAGGCGCGTCGCCGTGATCGGCGGCGGCATCATGGGCGCGTCGATCGCGTACCACCTGGCCAAGCGCGGCGCCGAGGTCCACCTCTTCGAGAAGCGCGCGCCGGCCTCCGGCGCCACGGCCAACTCGTTTGCCTGGATCAACGCCGGCTCCAAGCGGCCGCGCGGCTACTTCGACCTGAACCACCTCGGCATGGCCGGCTGGCGGCGCCTTCAGCACGAGCTGGGGCCCCAGACGCTCGTGGTGCAGTGGGGGGGCACGGTGCAGTGGCAGGCCGAGGCGGACCGCGCCGAGGCGTTCCGCCGTGCCGTGGCGGCGCAGCAGGCGTGGGGCTACAACACCCGGCTCGTGGACGTGCCCGAGATGCGGCAGCTGGTGCCGGCCCTGGAGCCAGGGCCCGTCTCGGCCGCCAGCTTCTGCGACGAGGAAGGCACGGTGGACCCGGTCGGCGCCGCGAACCTGCTGCTCGACGCCGCCCGGAGGCACGGCGCCGTCGTGCGGCACCCGGCCGGGGTGTCGTCGTTCGACATGGCCGGATCGACGGTGTCGGGCGTACGCGTGAACGGCGAGGCCGTGGCCGTCGACACCGTGGTCGTCGCCACGGGCGTCGAGATGCCCGACATCGGGAAGCAGCTCGGCCTCGACATCCCCATGGAGGAATCGCCCGGCCTCCTCGCGCACACGAAGCGGCACGCGCGGCTCGTGGACCGCGTGCTGGTGGCGCCGGGCGCGACGCTCAAGCAGCTCCCGAACGGCGAGGTCGTCGCGGGCGTGGACTTCGGCGGGTCGCCGTCGCGCGACACCAGCGCGGCCATGGGCGCGCGGCTGCTGGAGGGCGCGAGCCGCTTCGTGCCGAAGCTCCGCGAGGCGGCGCTCGACCGCGTCACGCTGGGCTTCCGCGTGCTGCCCGCCGACGGCCAGCCCATCATCGGGCGGCCGGTGTCACGGCCGAACGTGTATCTCGCCGCCATGCACAGCGGCATCACGCTGTGCCCGGCCGTCGGACAGCTCGCGGCCATCGAGATCCTCGACCAGGTCGAGGTGGACTTCCTGAAGCCGTACCGGCTGGAGCGCTTCGCCCGCTCGAGGTAGCGCGGTCTCCGCGCAGCTTCAGGCGCGGCGGATACGGACGAAGTTCGACGCGCCGCGGTCCAGGTCGGGGCTGACGTTCACGATGACGGCCGTGGGCGAGGCCGTCAGCGCGCCCATGCCCCGCAGCTCGTCCACCACGCGCGCGGCCACGGAGTCCACGTCGCCCTCGAGCGACATCACCAGGGGCACCACGCCCCACCAGAGCGCGAGCCGGCGCGCCACCTCCGGGCGATCGGTGGCCGCGTAGATCGGGGCGGTGGGCCGCCCGCTCGACAGCATGCGCGCGGTGCGTCCTTCGCGCGTCACGGCCACGATGGCGCCCGCGTGCGATCGGGCCGCCAACCCGATGGCGGCGTCGGCGAGTCCGGCGGCGTGGTCCCACGGGCCGTCGCCGCTGGCGCGCGGGACCGCGATCGGACGCCGCACGCCGTCCGACTCGGCGTCGCGGATGATGGCGTCGAGCGCCTCGATCGCCCTGACCGGGAACTTCCCCGCCGCGGTCTCGCCCGCGAGCATGATGGCGCCGGCGCCCATGTCCACGGCGCCAGCCGCGTCGCTCACCTCGGCGCGCGTCGGACGCGGCTCCTCGCGCATCGACTCGAGGACCTGCGTCGCGACGATGGCGGGAATCCCCCTCGCCGCGGCCGTCCTGAGCACGTCCTTCTGGACCCTGGGCACGCGCTCGAACGGCACCTCGAGCCCGAGGTCGCCGCGCGCGACCATCACGGCATCGGCGTGGTCGAGGATCTCGTCCAGCCGCGCGATGGCCTCGGGCCGCTCCAGCTTGGCGACGAGCGGCACGTCGGGCACGCCATGCTCGATGGCCAGCGCGCGGGCGCGCTCCACGTCCGCCGCGGACTGCACGAAGCTCAGCGCCACGAGGTCCACGCCCAGCGCGAGGCCGAACGCCAGGTCCTCCGCGTCCTTGGCCGTGATGGCCCCGGACGGCAGCACCACCTCCGGCGCGTTGATGCCCTTGTGCTCGGCCAGCAGGCCGCCATTGACCACGCGCGTCGTGATGGCCACGCCGTCGCTCGACTGCACGGCGAGCTCGATGCGGCCGTCGTCCAGCAGCAGGCGATCACCGCCGCGGACGGAGCGGGCGAGCTCGGCGTACGGCGTGGACACGCGGCCGGCGCCGCCGACGAAGTCGCCGGTCGCGATGACGAGCGTGTCGCCCTCGCGCAGCGCGATCGGCTGCCCGCCCTCGAGCAGCCCGGTCCGGATCTTCGGGCCGCTCAGGTCCTGCATGATGGCCACGTGCCGTCCGGCGCGGTCCGCGGCGGCCCGGGCGCGGGTGAAGGTGGCGCGGTGCGTGTCGTGCGTGCCGTGGGAGAAGTTGAGGCGCAGGACCTCGGCGCCAGCCGCGATGAGCGCGTCGAGCGTGGCGTCGTCCGAGGTGGCCGGCCCGAGGGTGGCGACGATCTTGGTATGCCTCACGTGCGTCAAGCCTACAGCGTACAATCGGCGGCGCGATGCGTCCCTTGACGCCTCCGGCGGTCGACGCCTACCTGGACGGCCTGTCGCGCCCGCCGCATCCGGTGCTGGCGCGCATCCGCGAGGAGGGCCGAACCGCCGGCATTCCCATCGTCGACCCGCTGACTGGCGCGCTGCTGCACGGGCTGGCCCGGACGGCCGGCGCCACGCGCGTCCTCGAGATCGGAACCGCGATCGGCTACTCCGCGGTATGGCTGGCCACGGCCCTGCCGCCGTCGGGCCTGCTCGTGTCGCTCGAGCGCGATCCCGCGCGTGCGACGACGGCCCGCGCCTACTTCGCCGACGCCGGACTCGACGACCGGATCAACGTGGTGGTCGGCGAGGCCAGCCGCTACCTGCACAAGCTGGCGGGGCCTTTCGATCTCATCTTCCAGGACGCCGACAAGACCGAGTACGGACCGATGCTCGATGCGCTCGCCCGCCTCCTGCGGCCGGGCGGCGTGCTCGTGACCGACAACGTCCTGTGGTACGGCGAAGTCGTGCCGGGGCTGGTGGACGCGCCGGCGAAACCACCCGACCAGACGGCGGCGATCGCGGAGTACAACCAGCGCCTGGCCGCCGATCCTCGCTTCACGACCAGCTGGCTGCCCGTGGGCGACGGCGTCGCGATTTCGGTGAAGCACCTGCAGGGACCGGAGACCGGGGACCCGGGACCAGGAACGGACGGGCGATGACGGCGATCGAGCGGTGGCTGGCGGCGGCGGAGGCGGATGCGGAGCGCCGGGGGCTGCCGGCGTTGAAGGAGCTGCTGCGCGGACTGGCGACGGCCACCGAGGCGCTGCGCCAGGCGGACTGGAACGAAAGGGCGGGCGCGTCGGGCGACCGCCGCGACGGCGCGCAGTCATGAGCGTCGGCGCCGGAAGCAGCATCGTGGAGGCGGCCGCGGCGCTCGCGCGCGGCCGCGTCACGTCCGAAGCCCTCACCGAGCAGTGCCTGGAGCGCATCGCCCGCCTGAATCCCAGGCTGAACGCGTTCATCCACGTCGCGTCCGCCCGGGCGATCGAGGCCGCGCGTGCCGCCGACCGCGCGCGGAGCGCGGGGCAGTCGGTCCCGGCGCTGCACGGCATTCCCCTGTCGCTCAAGGACCTCATCGACGAGGCCGGCATCGCCACGACCGCCGGGTCCCTCGTGCGCAGGGACGCCGTGGCCGCCAGCGACGCGCCGATCACCGCGCGGCTGCGCGCGGCCGGCGCCGTGCTGGTCGGCAAGACGAACCTCCACGAGTTCGCGTTCGGCACGACGAACGAGGACTCCGGCTTCGGCGCGGCGCGGAACCCGGTGGACGACACGCGGGTCCCGGGCGGATCGAGCGGAGGGTCGGCCGCCGCGGTCGCCGCGGGGCTGTCGCTGGCGTCGATCGGCACCGACACCGGAGGGTCGATCAGGATTCCGGCGGCCGCGTGCGGCGTGGTGGGCCTGAAGCCGACGTGGGGCGAGATCCCGGCCGACGGCGTCGTGCCGCTCAGCCGCCAGCTGGATCACGTCGGGCCGCTCGCCCGGACCGTGACCGACGCGTGGCTGGTCCACGAGACGCTCGCGGGCAGACCGCCCGGCGCCGGCGCGCGCCTGGCGCCTCGCCCGGTCGAGGGGCTGCGGCTCGGTCTCCTCCGCGGCTATTTCGCCGAGCGGCTGGATCCCGAGGTGGAGGCGGTGTTCGACGCCGCGGTCGAACGCCTGCGCCGCCAGGGCGCGTCGATCGAGCCCGTGGAGATCGCGCATGCGCGCGACATCGGCCCGATCTACCTCCACCTGGTCCTGGCGGATGCCGCGGCCTACCACGCGGCCGCGCTCGAGTCACGGCCGGAGGACTACACGCCGAACGTGCGCATCAGGCTGGAGATGGGCCGCTACGTCCTCGCCGAGGACTACGTGCGCGCGCTCGCGGGGCGCGAGGTCGTCGCGCGCGAGCTCGAGGCGGCGCTTGGCGGACGCGATGCCCTGCTGTGCCCCACCATGCCGGTGCCGGCGCCTCCGCTCGGGGCCGCGACGGTGCCGGTGGGCGCGACGAGCGAGCCCGTGCGCACCGCGATGCTTCGCCTGACGCAGCCCTTCAATCTCAGCCGGCAGCCCGCGCTGTCGCTGCCCTGCGGCTCGACCGCCAGCGCCGGGATGCCCGTGGGCCTGCAGCTCGCTGGCCATGTCGGCCGGACCGAGGCGCTGCTGGAGGTGGGGCTGGCGGTGGAGCGGACGCTGGCCGGCTGAGGAGCCGCCGCGTCTACAGGTAGCGGACCAGGCCCACCAGCGCGTTGTAGATCGCGTCCGCCAGCTCCTCGACCAGCGGACCGTATTCGCCGCGGTCCACCGCCTCGGCCACGGTGATGGGATCGGTCAGCGCGAGCCAGATCGTGGCGACGGCCACCAGGGCCGCCACGAGTCCGACCGCGCCCGCCAGGCTGATGCTGACGCGGCCGATACGGCTGGAGCGGGAGGTGGGGTCGGACATGGCACTGTCCAGGGGCGATGATACACCCCGGATTGAGGGAGAGACGCCGGGGACGACCCGTTTGTTTCGTCGGGCGCCGGTGTGTCGAGATCGTGACGGCCGCGCGCGTCAGGCGGTATCGGCGGTCCGCTCGGCCGCGAGGCCGCGGTCCAGGAGTCCCTGCGCCACGGCGTCCGGATCCCCGACGACGACGGCCGTGAGCGCGTCCGGACGGACGTGGCGGGCTGCCGCGGCCGCGACGTCCTCGAGCGTCACGGCAGTGAGACGCGGGACGAACTGCGCGAAGTGATCGGCGTCCAGGCCGTGCAGGGCCAGGGCCGCGACGGACCGGGCCACCTGCTGCGCGGTCTCGAAGCCGCGGGGATAGCCCAGGCCCACCGCGGCCTTCGCACGGGCCAGTTCGTCGGCCGTGACGGGCACGGTCGACATCAGCTCCGCCACCTCGCGGAGGATCTCACCGACCGCATCGCCCGTCACCCGGGTCTGCACGCTCGTGTGGATGCTGAACGGCCCGCGATCCCGACGGAAGTCGAACCCGGATCGCACGCCGTAGGTGTAGCCCCGCGCCTGGCGCAGGTTGAGGTTCAGGCGGCTGACGAACTGGCCTCCGAGCACCGTGTTCCAGAGCAGCAGCGCGTGGTAGTCCGGCGTGCTGCGGGCGGCCGAAATCTGCCCCACCCTGATCTCGGACTGCGGAGCCCCCTGGCGCGGCACGAGGAGCACCCGCTGCCGGGGCTCGGGTGTGGCGCCATGACGCGCGTCGGACGCCGTGGCAGCCGGGCCGCTCCAGTCGCCGAAGGCGCCGGCGACGAGCGCGTGCGCCGCGGCAGGGTCGACGTCACCGGCCACGACGATGGTGGTCGCCGCGGGCACGTACGCGCCGAGGTGGAAGGCCCGGACCTCGTCGGCCGAGACGGCCGTGACCCCGGCCTCGTCGCCGATGGCGAAGTGACCGTAGGGATGCGACTCGTAGATCGCGCGCATGAACGCGCGGTCCGCGACGGCCGCAGCCTGCGCGCGCATCTGGCGCAGCCGGTCGAGGCGCAGGCCGCGGACGCGCTCGACGTCGGCGGCCTGGAAGTGCGGCCGGCGCACGAGGTCCGCGAGCAGTTGGACGCCGCGGCCGGCGTGACGCGCCAGCGTCGTGATGGCGAGCACGGTGGCGTCCGGCCAGACCTGGATGTCGACGTCGGCGCCGATGCGCGCCAGGGCATCACCCAGGCCGGGGCCGTCGAGCGCGCCGGCGCCGTCGTCGAGCAGGTCGGCCGTGAAGGCCGCGAGGCCGAGCCGATCCGGCGGGTCCGCGGAGAGACCACCTCGCACGAGCGCCACCAGCGAGACGACGGGCGCGGCCGTGTGTGCCACCATGCGGACGTCGACACCGCTGGGCAGCCGCCGCTCCTCGATCGACGGGAAGAGGAAGGGCCGGGCCGCGCCGGGCGCGGGCAGGCGCGAGCGATCGACGGCGATCATTGCGGCGACACCCGCGTCGACCCCGGAAGCGCCCGATCGGGCGCGTCGGCCGGCACGACGCTCAGGGCGACACCGGGCGCCTCGCGGAGCCAGCGCCGTACGGCGGCCGCGACCGACGCGGGCGTGGCGCGCGCGTAGCGGGCGCGGTCCTTCTCCAGGAAGCCGGGCGTCCTCGTGTACACGTTGTAGGCGTTCAACTGGTCCGACTTGCCGCCGAAGCCGCCGATGGTCTGCAGGTGGTACACGAAGTGGGCCTCGGCCCGCGCCGTGGCGCGCTCGAACTCGTCGGCGGTCGGCCCCGACGTGGCCAGGTCGTCCAGTACGCGCGCAACCTCGCTCTCGATGGCCTGGAGCGGCTGGCCCGGCGCCGCCGTCGCCGCCACGTAGAACACGCTCGACATCTCGTGCGACGCCTGCAGCGCCGAGACGTCGGCCGCGAGCCGGCGCTCGTGGACGAGGGCGCGGTAGAGACGGGCGGTCTTGCCGTTGGCCAGGACGTCGGACGCGATGTCGAGGGCCGCGTCGTCGTCCTCGAACATCGCCGGCGTGTGCCAGGCCAGGGTCAGCCGGGGCAGTTCCACGCGGTCGCCCAGCCAGACGCGCACCGGCGCGTCGAGCACGGCCATCCGCTGCGGGTGTGTCACGCGCGGACCCGCCGGGATCTCCCCGAAGTACCGCTCGGCCAGATCGAGGGCCTCACCCGCGTCCACGTCGCCGGCGATGGCGAGCGACGCGTTGGCCGGGTGGTAATAGGCCTGGAAGAACGCGCGGACGTCGTCCACGGTGGCGGCGAGCAGGTCGGCCGGCATGCCGATCGTGGGCCACGCATAGGGATGGTCGGGCGGATAGAGCGCCGACGACAGCGCGAAGGTCGAGAGGCCGTAGGGACGGTTCTCGTAGTTCTGGCGCCGCTCGTTCAGCACGACGTCCCGTTCGGTGGCGAACTTCGCGTGATCCAGCGCCGGCAGCAGGTAGCCCATGCGGTCGGACTCCATCCACAGCGCGAGTTCCAGGGACGGCGAGGGCACGACCTCCCAGT is a window encoding:
- a CDS encoding FAD-dependent oxidoreductase, which translates into the protein MRRMQRRRFVHTLGLAAASLATRSVALTARAPRRVAVIGGGIMGASIAYHLAKRGAEVHLFEKRAPASGATANSFAWINAGSKRPRGYFDLNHLGMAGWRRLQHELGPQTLVVQWGGTVQWQAEADRAEAFRRAVAAQQAWGYNTRLVDVPEMRQLVPALEPGPVSAASFCDEEGTVDPVGAANLLLDAARRHGAVVRHPAGVSSFDMAGSTVSGVRVNGEAVAVDTVVVATGVEMPDIGKQLGLDIPMEESPGLLAHTKRHARLVDRVLVAPGATLKQLPNGEVVAGVDFGGSPSRDTSAAMGARLLEGASRFVPKLREAALDRVTLGFRVLPADGQPIIGRPVSRPNVYLAAMHSGITLCPAVGQLAAIEILDQVEVDFLKPYRLERFARSR
- a CDS encoding pitrilysin family protein; its protein translation is MIAVDRSRLPAPGAARPFLFPSIEERRLPSGVDVRMVAHTAAPVVSLVALVRGGLSADPPDRLGLAAFTADLLDDGAGALDGPGLGDALARIGADVDIQVWPDATVLAITTLARHAGRGVQLLADLVRRPHFQAADVERVRGLRLDRLRQMRAQAAAVADRAFMRAIYESHPYGHFAIGDEAGVTAVSADEVRAFHLGAYVPAATTIVVAGDVDPAAAHALVAGAFGDWSGPAATASDARHGATPEPRQRVLLVPRQGAPQSEIRVGQISAARSTPDYHALLLWNTVLGGQFVSRLNLNLRQARGYTYGVRSGFDFRRDRGPFSIHTSVQTRVTGDAVGEILREVAELMSTVPVTADELARAKAAVGLGYPRGFETAQQVARSVAALALHGLDADHFAQFVPRLTAVTLEDVAAAAARHVRPDALTAVVVGDPDAVAQGLLDRGLAAERTADTA
- a CDS encoding amidase, which produces MSVGAGSSIVEAAAALARGRVTSEALTEQCLERIARLNPRLNAFIHVASARAIEAARAADRARSAGQSVPALHGIPLSLKDLIDEAGIATTAGSLVRRDAVAASDAPITARLRAAGAVLVGKTNLHEFAFGTTNEDSGFGAARNPVDDTRVPGGSSGGSAAAVAAGLSLASIGTDTGGSIRIPAAACGVVGLKPTWGEIPADGVVPLSRQLDHVGPLARTVTDAWLVHETLAGRPPGAGARLAPRPVEGLRLGLLRGYFAERLDPEVEAVFDAAVERLRRQGASIEPVEIAHARDIGPIYLHLVLADAAAYHAAALESRPEDYTPNVRIRLEMGRYVLAEDYVRALAGREVVARELEAALGGRDALLCPTMPVPAPPLGAATVPVGATSEPVRTAMLRLTQPFNLSRQPALSLPCGSTASAGMPVGLQLAGHVGRTEALLEVGLAVERTLAG
- a CDS encoding O-methyltransferase; the encoded protein is MRPLTPPAVDAYLDGLSRPPHPVLARIREEGRTAGIPIVDPLTGALLHGLARTAGATRVLEIGTAIGYSAVWLATALPPSGLLVSLERDPARATTARAYFADAGLDDRINVVVGEASRYLHKLAGPFDLIFQDADKTEYGPMLDALARLLRPGGVLVTDNVLWYGEVVPGLVDAPAKPPDQTAAIAEYNQRLAADPRFTTSWLPVGDGVAISVKHLQGPETGDPGPGTDGR
- a CDS encoding PHB depolymerase family esterase, translating into MSRTVVRFVLSVLVAASTLTGARAFAVTDPVPSLPGLYTLAFDVASGQQRSYVLYLPAGYTTTAATPYPVVVMFHGAGTSAAAFTGLLGSAGMGTLADTQGKIVVLPHGRIGTAINTPGYWNLTNVGRDDVAFTEELLDYLLTPGNLHGDAAKVYAGGHSNGGAFVHKLGAEAPARFRAIGDVSGFYGTVALQPAMPPAGTRLPMFKIHGDADPVVPYNGGGAANFLPAVDAYNNWYANDGCTAQTWVAVVVGGNRTLRTTMCDAQATTSLLQFVTLIGHNHAWPTVANSGYDGVAEMLAFFDRQ
- a CDS encoding pitrilysin family protein, with the protein product MAQRSMDIQYTSRTLANGLDVIVHVDRHVPMAAVSVWYHVGSRHEQLGRTGFAHLFEHLMFKGSAHHPHGYFEALQDAGGLVNGSTNADRTNYWEVVPSPSLELALWMESDRMGYLLPALDHAKFATERDVVLNERRQNYENRPYGLSTFALSSALYPPDHPYAWPTIGMPADLLAATVDDVRAFFQAYYHPANASLAIAGDVDAGEALDLAERYFGEIPAGPRVTHPQRMAVLDAPVRVWLGDRVELPRLTLAWHTPAMFEDDDAALDIASDVLANGKTARLYRALVHERRLAADVSALQASHEMSSVFYVAATAAPGQPLQAIESEVARVLDDLATSGPTADEFERATARAEAHFVYHLQTIGGFGGKSDQLNAYNVYTRTPGFLEKDRARYARATPASVAAAVRRWLREAPGVALSVVPADAPDRALPGSTRVSPQ
- the pyk gene encoding pyruvate kinase, whose translation is MRHTKIVATLGPATSDDATLDALIAAGAEVLRLNFSHGTHDTHRATFTRARAAADRAGRHVAIMQDLSGPKIRTGLLEGGQPIALREGDTLVIATGDFVGGAGRVSTPYAELARSVRGGDRLLLDDGRIELAVQSSDGVAITTRVVNGGLLAEHKGINAPEVVLPSGAITAKDAEDLAFGLALGVDLVALSFVQSAADVERARALAIEHGVPDVPLVAKLERPEAIARLDEILDHADAVMVARGDLGLEVPFERVPRVQKDVLRTAAARGIPAIVATQVLESMREEPRPTRAEVSDAAGAVDMGAGAIMLAGETAAGKFPVRAIEALDAIIRDAESDGVRRPIAVPRASGDGPWDHAAGLADAAIGLAARSHAGAIVAVTREGRTARMLSSGRPTAPIYAATDRPEVARRLALWWGVVPLVMSLEGDVDSVAARVVDELRGMGALTASPTAVIVNVSPDLDRGASNFVRIRRA
- a CDS encoding cupin domain-containing protein, which gives rise to MTRRAAVTFAVLCLANTAAAQSTPSSAMTAAEVGAALEAAAAATPDMAVARMVNTDAYRVNVVRRTTPQGAIAHGVGTEVHYIVSGTATLVTGGRLERPAGARAGTPATIADGVPRIVHPGDIVLVPVGTPHWYSRIDEPLTYLEVRFDVKTP